In a single window of the Streptomyces cinnabarinus genome:
- a CDS encoding DUF6415 family natural product biosynthesis protein → MTTPEPPGATDAPPVDIATMRANVAEVLPPEATPTDRATLEVLTDTLRHGVQMLIAEVERAAEKQSADDIPRYVALACVREARGKLDAGPVLMPSDAAAYVRKLGRSLLALCDHYEALAGIRVCLACDQPFKPDEATQPYDRGSPTGGAAVSGRIHERCVNSVRLR, encoded by the coding sequence GTGACCACGCCCGAGCCGCCTGGCGCCACGGATGCCCCGCCGGTGGACATCGCCACGATGCGCGCGAACGTCGCCGAGGTCCTCCCGCCCGAGGCGACTCCCACCGACCGGGCCACGCTGGAGGTGCTGACCGACACCCTGCGCCACGGCGTACAGATGCTCATCGCTGAAGTCGAGCGGGCCGCCGAGAAGCAGTCAGCCGACGACATCCCGCGCTACGTCGCGCTCGCCTGTGTCCGCGAGGCACGCGGCAAGCTGGACGCTGGCCCTGTGCTGATGCCGTCTGATGCCGCCGCTTACGTGCGCAAGCTCGGCAGGTCGTTGCTGGCGCTCTGCGACCACTACGAGGCGTTGGCTGGCATCCGCGTGTGCCTGGCCTGCGACCAGCCCTTCAAGCCGGATGAAGCGACGCAGCCATATGACCGGGGCAGCCCGACGGGCGGGGCGGCCGTCTCTGGCCGGATCCACGAGCGGTGCGTCAACTCCGTTCGCCTGCGCTGA